The Henckelia pumila isolate YLH828 chromosome 2, ASM3356847v2, whole genome shotgun sequence genome includes a window with the following:
- the LOC140879473 gene encoding protein S-acyltransferase 8, with translation MAKRVYEVWKGNNIFFLGGRLIFGPDARSLLVTLLLIIGPVAVFCVFVARHLRHEFSSYNAGYAIMVVAIVFTIHVLVLLLLTSARDPGIVPRNSHPPEEEFRYDNSASAEIGGRQTPSVQFPRTKEVMVNGLPVRVKYCDTCMLYRPPRCSHCSICNNCVERFDHHCPWVGQCIGLRNYRFFFCFVSSATLLCIYVFAMSALYIKVLMDDYHGTVWKAMKESPASVILMAYCFISLWFVGGLTGFHLYLIGSNQTTYENFRYRADNRINVYDRGCLNNFLEVFCTKVKPSKNNFLAFVQEEPQRPPLPITRDAEPVDAGEDRRMKVEDDLDIGGDLLKISQRHNIEDIEADIRSRGSDPHHNSSEGDSVFGSDRRVPTMQSDVRHSSWGRRSGSWEIGSEGTYATPKEAYQ, from the exons ATGGCTAAGCGCGTGTACGAAGTTTGGAAGGGGAATAAC ATCTTTTTCCTTGGTGGGAGATTGATATTTGGCCCTGATGCGAGGTCATTGCTCGTCACCTTATTGTTAATAATTGGCCCAGTCGCtgttttttgtgtttttgttgcaagGCATCTTCGCCATGAGTTTTCCTCGTACAATGCCGGATATGCTATTATGGTTGTCGCTATTGTCTTCACAATTCAT GTGTTGGTGCTTCTTCTCCTTACTTCAGCTCGGGATCCAGGTATTGTACCGCGTAATTCACATCCACCTGAAGAAGAATTTCGTTATGACAATTCAGCATCAGCGGAGATTGGCGGCCGGCAGACACCAAGCGTCCAGTTTCCTCGAACTAAAGAAGTGATGGTTAATGGACTTCCTGTCAGAGTTAAatattgtgatacttgcatgcTCTATCGTCCCCCTCGTTGCTCACATTGCTCCATTTGCAACAATTGTGTGGAGCGTTTTGATCACCACTGCCCTTGGGTAGGCCAGTGCATAGGATTG CGAAACTACcgttttttcttttgttttgtctCGTCTGCTACACTTCTTTGTATCTACGTGTTTGCAATGTCTGCTTTGTACATCAAGGTTCTGATGGATGATTATCATGGGACTGTATGGAAAGCAATGAAAGAATCTCCGGCGTCTGTAATTCTGATGGCATATTGTTTTATTTCCTTGTGGTTTGTTGGTGGACTTACCGGGTTTCACCTCTATCTAATAGGCTCGAATCAG ACAACCTACGAAAATTTCCGCTATAGAGCTGATAACAGAATCAATGTTTATGATCGTGGGTGTTTGAATAACTTTTTGGAAGTATTTTGTACGAAGGTAAAACCTTCAAAAAACAACTTCCTAGCATTTGTACAAGAGGAACCACAAAGGCCTCCTCTACCTATTACCCGGGATGCTGAACCTGTTGATGCTGGCGAGGACCGACGCATGAAAGTGGAAGATGATCTAGATATTGGTGGAGATCTTTTGAAGATCTCGCAGCGTCACAACATTGAAGATATTGAAGCTGACATACGTAGCAGAGGAAGCGATCCCCATCACAATTCCTCTGAAGGTGATTCTGTGTTTGGATCTGATAGACGAGTTCCCACCATGCAATCAGATGTGAGACACTCAAGTTGGGGAAGACGAAGTGGAAGCTGGGAAATTGGATCTGAGGGGACATATGCTACTCCAAAAGAAGCATATCAATGA
- the LOC140882645 gene encoding uncharacterized protein isoform X2, with protein sequence MKTVFDVAVDDYFREKKGDYRVIHLHVLDKFTRVRNQGKTNACLLVAMATCVEIMCRKLHLRVNGVRDFNIDIQETFENIYTLNDNEIVTGKKMGDGISVLHFLSYASKIGLKLTTEFRNPVPRNLLSEFCGEAPRIHIPAYSILDAADAYYIVRHYPVVVAIVAYPSFRNCKKIVYEGPSSREMKNGVPVSHAMVAVGRTCIQIDGHIHRYLILQGSNGKNFGFQGFVLVPFDLPTGFCLPVLTDRQHKIIKKITPVTFFKFESPDDSDADWKASFQVQSEDELTDEMELLLSHRVGFIQNLPTTLVDERGMRWFYTGGIGKFHGDGCLDIVDCKKDIVKLQHGEYVSLGKVTLEAWASNQGIVYSNFLDLCEETLKEISSSVQKEESFFRFGNLR encoded by the exons ATGAAGACGGTGTTCGATGTTGCAGTCGATGATTATTTTAGGGAGAAAAAAGGCGACTACCGTGTAATCCATCTTCATGTATTAGACAAGTTTACTCGTGTGCGGAACCAAGGGAAGACGAATGCCTGTTTGTTGGTTGCCATGGCTACGTGCGTGGAAATTATGTGCAGGAAACTACACTTGAGAGTTAACGGAGTGCGAGATTTTAACATAGATATTCAAGAAACTTTTGAGAACATATATACGCTGAATGACAATGAAATTGTGACGGGAAAAAAAATGGGGGACGGCATATCAGTCTTGCACTTTCTTAGTTATGCTAGTAAAATAGGGTTAAAGCTGACCACAGAATTCAGAAATCCTGTGCCTAGAAATCTTTTGTCTGAATTTTGTGGCGAGGCACCTAGGATACACATTCCAGCCTACTCAATTCTGGACGCCGCCGATGCTTACTATATTGTTAGGCATTACCCAGTAGTGGTAGCCATTGTTGCTTATCCCTCCTTCCGTAATTGTAAGAAAATCGTTTACGAGGGCCCGAGTTCACGCGAAATGAAAAATGGAGTCCCAGTTTCCCATGCGATGGTAGCTGTCGGGAGAACCTGTATCCAGATAGATGGGCACATTCATAGATATTTGATATTGCAAGGAAGTAACGGAAAGAATTTTGGATTTCAAGGCTTTGTCCTAGTTCCTTTTGATCTGCCCACTGGATTTTGTTTGCCCGTCCTTACTGATCGACAACACAAAATAATCAA GAAGATCACACCCGTCacatttttcaaatttgaatcCCCTGATGACTCCGATGCTGACTGGAAAGCCTCGTTCCAGGTTCAATCAGAGGATGAG TTGACGGACGAGATGGAATTGCTTCTAAGTCATAGAGTGGGATTCATTCAAAACTTACCAACAACACTG GTGGACGAGAGAGGGATGAGGTGGTTCTACACCGGTGGCATTGGTAAATTCCATGGCGATGGTTGCCTTGATATCGTAGATTGTAAAAAGGACATTGTTAAACTCCAACACGGGGAATATGTTTCCTTAGGGAAG GTCACTCTGGAAGCCTGGGCTTCGAACCAAGGGATCGTGTATTCTAACTTTTTGGACTTGTGCGAGGAGACTCTGAAGGAAATCTCCAGTTCAGTACAAAAG GAGGAGAGCTTTTTCAGGTTCGGGAATTTGAGATGA
- the LOC140882645 gene encoding uncharacterized protein isoform X1 → MKTVFDVAVDDYFREKKGDYRVIHLHVLDKFTRVRNQGKTNACLLVAMATCVEIMCRKLHLRVNGVRDFNIDIQETFENIYTLNDNEIVTGKKMGDGISVLHFLSYASKIGLKLTTEFRNPVPRNLLSEFCGEAPRIHIPAYSILDAADAYYIVRHYPVVVAIVAYPSFRNCKKIVYEGPSSREMKNGVPVSHAMVAVGRTCIQIDGHIHRYLILQGSNGKNFGFQGFVLVPFDLPTGFCLPVLTDRQHKIIKKITPVTFFKFESPDDSDADWKASFQVQSEDELTDEMELLLSHRVGFIQNLPTTLVDERGMRWFYTGGIGKFHGDGCLDIVDCKKDIVKLQHGEYVSLGKVTLEAWASNQGIVYSNFLDLCEETLKEISSSVQKVFYINQEESFFRFGNLR, encoded by the exons ATGAAGACGGTGTTCGATGTTGCAGTCGATGATTATTTTAGGGAGAAAAAAGGCGACTACCGTGTAATCCATCTTCATGTATTAGACAAGTTTACTCGTGTGCGGAACCAAGGGAAGACGAATGCCTGTTTGTTGGTTGCCATGGCTACGTGCGTGGAAATTATGTGCAGGAAACTACACTTGAGAGTTAACGGAGTGCGAGATTTTAACATAGATATTCAAGAAACTTTTGAGAACATATATACGCTGAATGACAATGAAATTGTGACGGGAAAAAAAATGGGGGACGGCATATCAGTCTTGCACTTTCTTAGTTATGCTAGTAAAATAGGGTTAAAGCTGACCACAGAATTCAGAAATCCTGTGCCTAGAAATCTTTTGTCTGAATTTTGTGGCGAGGCACCTAGGATACACATTCCAGCCTACTCAATTCTGGACGCCGCCGATGCTTACTATATTGTTAGGCATTACCCAGTAGTGGTAGCCATTGTTGCTTATCCCTCCTTCCGTAATTGTAAGAAAATCGTTTACGAGGGCCCGAGTTCACGCGAAATGAAAAATGGAGTCCCAGTTTCCCATGCGATGGTAGCTGTCGGGAGAACCTGTATCCAGATAGATGGGCACATTCATAGATATTTGATATTGCAAGGAAGTAACGGAAAGAATTTTGGATTTCAAGGCTTTGTCCTAGTTCCTTTTGATCTGCCCACTGGATTTTGTTTGCCCGTCCTTACTGATCGACAACACAAAATAATCAA GAAGATCACACCCGTCacatttttcaaatttgaatcCCCTGATGACTCCGATGCTGACTGGAAAGCCTCGTTCCAGGTTCAATCAGAGGATGAG TTGACGGACGAGATGGAATTGCTTCTAAGTCATAGAGTGGGATTCATTCAAAACTTACCAACAACACTG GTGGACGAGAGAGGGATGAGGTGGTTCTACACCGGTGGCATTGGTAAATTCCATGGCGATGGTTGCCTTGATATCGTAGATTGTAAAAAGGACATTGTTAAACTCCAACACGGGGAATATGTTTCCTTAGGGAAG GTCACTCTGGAAGCCTGGGCTTCGAACCAAGGGATCGTGTATTCTAACTTTTTGGACTTGTGCGAGGAGACTCTGAAGGAAATCTCCAGTTCAGTACAAAAG GTTTTTTATATTAACCAGGAGGAGAGCTTTTTCAGGTTCGGGAATTTGAGATGA
- the LOC140883601 gene encoding light-harvesting complex-like protein OHP2, chloroplastic codes for MSLASPPPFSCIKLRNPPSPNSLSSSSSSSSSSSSSFSSSPSTVKFTVKSSQSEGPLRRPVAPAPVKPVPPSPPEAAPPPSAAPKKAVDSGVGGNNVITLEFQRQRAKELQEYFKEKKLEEADQGPFFGFIGKNEISNGRWAMFGFAVGMLTEYATGSDFVDQVKILLSNFGILDLE; via the exons ATGTCACTGGCATCGCCACCtccattttcatgcatcaagcTCCGCAACCCTCCATCTCCCAACTCACTgtcttcctcttcttcttcttcttcttcttcttcttcttctttttcttcttcgcCATCAACTGTCAAATTTACCGTAAAGAGCTCCCAGTCCGAAGGCCCTTTGAGAAGACCAGTGGCTCCTGCACCCGTAAAGCCTGTCCCACCGTCTCCTCCGGAAGCCGCTCCGCCGCCGAGTGCTGCTCCCAAGAAGGCTGTCGACAGTGGTGTGGGGGGCAATAATGTGATCACTTTGGAGTTTCAGAGGCAGAGGGCTAAAGAACTTCAAGAATATTTCAAGGAGAAGAAGCTTGAGGAGGCTGATCAAGGTCCCTTCTTTGGGTTCATTGGCAAGAATGAAATAAGCAACGGCAG ATGGGCTATGTTTGGCTTTGCTGTTGGAATGTTAACAGAGTATGCCACAGGCTCAGACTTTGTGGATCAAGTTAAAATCCTCCTCTCCAATTTCGGTATTCTCGATCTTGAATGA